A window of the Lolium perenne isolate Kyuss_39 chromosome 7, Kyuss_2.0, whole genome shotgun sequence genome harbors these coding sequences:
- the LOC127311593 gene encoding uncharacterized protein, which yields MAGGSSRRRRRSRLRARPPQADEPSPPPPVAAPAPAPASLGNRESVAEEGPCKRTCDVSGSTASPSSGSHAWDNLLDSMLHQIIALISSFHDFLAFTGTCRSWRAAASSFPSVYTFAFPPLHLEPDIGHGILNSNPKWKLVDPAKKALSLRCSVPRITPCRMRYLGCSNGYLVFSDREHCHLVDVYTGAKVTPPKLQSDGNSLIYGILVAPLSSPNSHLILFSKTSILRWQVGTNSWTVYPLVGEPILQVVFFKGQVFAMDFVQRLHTIHIVPQLSIQEVAVVWEEGMLVGMHSKPWLVVCGDMLLLVDLSVSMDLLFGFPGHFQIFRLDFSDEPAKWVKMQKLDSWALFLANDRRTSTFSCMNPERWGGKSNYIYVPTASEDDDEPWTAIEVGQPVPSSTHHMSFSSAATAHSCPLNSLWVLPSLVCGVQL from the exons ATGGCCGGAggcagcagccgccgccgccgccgttctcGCCTGAGAGCGCGGCCGCCGCAGGCCGACGAgccctccccgccgccgccggtggcggcaccggcaccggcaccagCGAGTCTCGGCAACAG AGAATCTGTTGCTGAAGAGGGCCCCTGTAAGAGAACTTGTGACGTCTCTGGGTCTACCGCCTCGCCCTCGTCGGGATCTCATGCTTGGGATAACCTTCTGGACAGCATGCTCCATCAAATCATTGCTCTCATTAGCTCATTCCATGACTTCCTTGCTTTCACTGGCACCTGCCGCTCTTGGCGTGCTGCGGCATCTTCCTTCCCGTCTGTATACACTTTCGCCTTCCCACCCCTCCACCTCGAACCAGATATTGGCCATGGAATTTTGAACTCTAATCCTAAATGGAAGCTTGTTGATCCTGCCAAGAAAGCCTTATCCCTTCGCTGTTCGGTGCCCAGGATTACTCCATGTCGCATGCGCTATCTGGGATGCTCAAATGGATATCTCGTCTTCTCCGATCGGGAGCACTGCCACCTTGTCGATGTGTACACGGGTGCTAAGGTGACGCCTCCCAAACTCCAATCCGATGGCAACTCTTTGATCTATGGAATCCTTGTGGCTCCACTCAGTTCACCCAACTCTCATCTCATCCTTTTCTCGAAAACCTCCATACTCCGGTGGCAGGTTGGAACAAATTCCTGGACTGTGTACCCTCTTGTTGGTGAACCCATCCTTCAGGTTGTCTTCTTCAAAGGTCAGGTGTTTGCCATGGACTTTGTTCAGAGGCTTCATACCATACACATCGTGCCTCAGCTCAGTATACAAGAAGTAGCAGTTGTGTGGGAAGAGGGCATGCTTGTAGGCATGCATTCTAAGCCATGGTTGGTGGTCTGTGGTGACATGCTTCTCTTGGTTGATCTCTCGGTAAGCATGGACCTACTGTTTGGCTTCCCTGGTCACTTTCAAATATTCCGCCTCGACTTTTCAGACGAACCAGCTAAGTGGGTGAAGATGCAGAAGTTGGACAGCTGGGCTCTCTTTCTTGCAAATGATAGGAGGACCTCCACATTTTCTTGCATGAACCCTGAAAGATGGGGAGGAAAAAGTAACTACATTTATGTTCCGACGGCATCCGAAGACGATGATGAGCCATGGACTGCAATAGAAGTCGGGCAACCAGTGCCCAGCTCAACTCACCATATGTCATTCAGTTCTGCAGCTACTGCCCATTCCTGTCCACTAAATAGCCTCTGGGTGCTCCCCAGTTTGGTTTGCGGAGTTCAACTCTAA